In Kitasatospora sp. NA04385, a single genomic region encodes these proteins:
- a CDS encoding beta-ketoacyl-ACP synthase III, whose product MPGVRIAALGHHQPSRVLGNDELATMVDTNDEWIRRRTGIVTRRIAGPDESVTDLAAGAAAKALAASGLDPADIGQVTVATCSAVDRCPSIAAQVAGRLGIPSAVAFDLNNGCAGFCTALSVASHSLLAGGAKHALVIGAEKMSDLVDWTDRRSCILLGDGAGAAVLSATEGAESGIGPVVWGSDPSRSGAVRLLDAWHPQFEQDGQAVFRWATTELPALAEQACRAAGLSPAELDGVVTHQANLRIIESLVQKLGLSEDAVIARDVVDSGNTSAASVPLALAKLVERGELRSGARVLLFAFGGGLSWAGQVVTCP is encoded by the coding sequence ATGCCCGGAGTCCGGATCGCCGCTCTCGGCCACCACCAGCCCAGCCGGGTGCTCGGCAACGACGAGCTGGCGACGATGGTGGACACCAATGACGAGTGGATCCGGCGGCGCACCGGGATCGTGACCCGGCGGATCGCGGGGCCGGACGAGTCGGTGACCGACCTGGCGGCGGGGGCGGCCGCGAAGGCGCTGGCCGCGTCCGGGCTGGACCCGGCGGACATCGGGCAGGTCACGGTGGCGACCTGCAGCGCGGTGGACCGCTGCCCGTCGATCGCCGCGCAGGTCGCGGGCCGGCTGGGCATCCCGTCCGCCGTGGCGTTCGACCTGAACAACGGCTGCGCGGGCTTCTGCACCGCGCTGTCGGTAGCGAGCCACTCGCTGCTGGCGGGCGGGGCGAAGCACGCGCTGGTGATCGGCGCGGAGAAGATGTCGGACCTGGTCGACTGGACGGACCGGCGCAGCTGCATCCTGCTGGGCGACGGCGCGGGCGCGGCGGTGCTGTCGGCCACCGAGGGCGCGGAGAGCGGCATCGGCCCGGTGGTCTGGGGCTCGGACCCGTCGCGTTCCGGCGCGGTGCGGCTGCTGGACGCGTGGCACCCGCAGTTCGAGCAGGACGGTCAGGCGGTGTTCCGCTGGGCCACCACCGAGCTGCCCGCGCTGGCCGAGCAGGCGTGCCGGGCGGCCGGGCTGAGCCCGGCGGAGCTGGACGGGGTGGTGACCCACCAGGCGAACCTGCGGATCATCGAGTCGCTGGTGCAGAAGCTGGGCCTGTCCGAGGACGCGGTGATCGCCCGGGACGTGGTGGACTCCGGCAACACCTCGGCGGCCTCCGTCCCGCTGGCGCTGGCGAAGCTGGTGGAGCGCGGCGAGCTGCGTTCCGGTGCCCGGGTGCTGCTGTTCGCGTTCGGCGGCGGCCTGTCCTGGGCCGGCCAGGTGGTCACCTGCCCGTGA